The DNA window ACTTTCCTCCAAATTCTCGACATGATCACACATCTCCTTAGAATGTGCGATAACGATTCCTCCTCCAACGAACAAAACACACAAAGTAAATCACTACTAACCGCAGTTATTCCCTTTTTATGCAATTGATCCTTAGTAGATATTCTATTAAGGATAACCCTCCTACCGAAACAAAGAATTTTAGACGGAACATTTACCTTCCAAAGATGGTTTATAGCCAAGACAGTATTAAAGTTTAGAGTAGGGCAAGAGAGCTTCACCTTGAACCTgtcataaaaagttttaacaGAGAAACACCCATCCGTCATAAGAGTCCACTTGAAAGTGTCCATGGCGTCCCGCATAGGTTGAAACTGCTGTAAGAAAACCAGTAGCTGCTGCCACAGAAATGATGTTCCGGCTTGGCTGTTCAAAAACAGCTCCTCGTGATTCCAGACCCAGCCTGCACCAGTGAACTGTCCTTCTACTGCTACTGTCAATAGATGATCTGCGGCCTGCGCGTACAATTCGGGAAATGCCTCCATCAATAATTAAGTACCTGCCCAACAAGAATACCAAAACTGAATCTCCGTGCCGTTCCCCACAGTGAACGAAACAGCCCCTGCAAAGTGGTTTTCCACCAAGTTAACATAATTATCTGAAATCATTGTATCCCTCCACCATATCGAATCACTATTGTTGACAACACTAATATCATCAATAAGAACTTTAAGCACCGGATTTCCATAACGATGTTTGAGAATGCCCCACCAAACCGcttcaaaattctccacttccatttactcAACAAAGCCGCATTCAAAATTTCCACATTCTAAACACTGAGGCCTCCTTCCTCACGAGATTTGCAAACGGTGTCCCAACCCACCAAATGAATCGCCGTTCCAAAGGTAGTTGCTTTGGATACTACGGATTTCACTCAAAATTTTTGAGGGCGCTTTATAAAAGGATAATGAGTAAATAGGTATTGCGTTTAACACCGAATCAATCAACTCCACCCTAACCGCTATGTTGAGATGAACCCCCTCTACACGGCCAACCTTCTCTTCAAATGAGCGAATAAATCCCTCCACATCGATAATTTTCTAGGGCTATCTCCCACTTTGACACCTAGGAATTTAAAATGTAGAGAATCAATCTTGCAAGAGAGGAACGAAGATGCTGCATTAAGAAACTAATTTGCGACATTAACACCATAAAGATTACTTTTGTGAAAATTAACCTTTAAACCGAACATCATTTCAAAACCCCTAGGAATATATTTCATATTCCAAAGATTCGTGGTGTCTCCCTCCGCCATAATGatcgtgtcatccgcaaatttGAGCATGGTCACCTCCTCGACTTCATTAATCTGAACCCCTGAAATTCCCCAATCTCGATAGCTTTCCTCATGAGAACCGTGAGCACCTCCATaaccaacacaaacaaaagaGAAGTGGGGTCTCCTTGACGAAGACCTTTCTCCACCGTAAAGTCCTTTGTTGTGCTTCCATTGACAATAACGGATATGCTACTAGTAAAAATACAACCTTCCATTCATATCATCCACCTATCTCCAAAGTCCATCTTACGTAAAACatactttaaaattttaaaaagttccAACTTACACAATCGTAAGCCTTTTCAAAGTCTACTTTCAACACGACCCAACTCCTTTTTTCTCTTTTAGCAAGATCCAAAACCTCATTCACCACTAGAACTCCATCCGCTATGTTTCTACCCGGAACAAAAATCGTTAGATTTTTCGACACCAGCTTCCCAATGACGCTTCTCAATTTAACCGCCAAGCTTTGGCAAGAATCTTGTATAAACTTCCTTCTTAACCACCTcccaattttgtttataaaactcAAGGGAGTAACCTGGTGACAAGTTTTTCCATTTTCAATTGATGAAATTTCGCTAGCATCTACCTCAGGGAGACCATTGGTCCGTGGTAACAATGAATCGAATTCCATCTAAGTTGTGGGAGGAGGACGCCATGGAATTGGAATAACAAACATTATCTTGGACACAATCAAGAAAAATGAAAGAGAGAAGAATTTTGGAATGATGAGTTGATGGAAGAGTGCCCGTTTTTAAATACAACAATTAagatttgtttataaattttaCAAAAAAGGTAAAAAGTGTTATTTATTGAATAGTTTAAAATGAAACTGTATGCATTTTTTGACTCGAAATAAACGGAATCTCTGTAAAAGATTggccatttttaattttttagttttttaacttttatttttagtatataataataaataatgtttttaacaaatataattaaaagaatTTAATGTTTCTAtccaaagataaaaataaaattaaagagtCTATATTGTTGTTTGACTAGATCttctttataattatataattatt is part of the Vicia villosa cultivar HV-30 ecotype Madison, WI linkage group LG2, Vvil1.0, whole genome shotgun sequence genome and encodes:
- the LOC131650598 gene encoding uncharacterized protein LOC131650598, which codes for MEAFPELYAQAADHLLTVAVEGQFTGAGWVWNHEELFLNSQAGTSFLWQQLLVFLQQFQPMRDAMDTFKWTLMTDGCFSVKTFYDRFKVKLSCPTLNFNTVLAINHLWKVNVPSKILCFGRRVILNRISTKDQLHKKGITAVSSDLLCVFCSLEEESLSHILRRCVIMSRIWRKVYEWMRSLEEISLEEFEGFFAHCEKVKSLARRYIVAVIWLASVWSIWLKRNVVIFNG